A region of Reichenbachiella carrageenanivorans DNA encodes the following proteins:
- the recG gene encoding ATP-dependent DNA helicase RecG produces the protein MSGFMDTKIEFLKGVGPAKAKLLHEELGIQTFHDLIYHFPFRYEDRSQFLTINQISSDGENVQIKGVIDQVEIVGAAGKQRLTASFRDQTGQIELIWFKGVKWMKSKLKPGVPYIVYGKPSLFQTKYSISHPEIEILTPANETGKKSLLPVYATTEKLKRKYVDSKAIAKMQFELLQAKGTSAVETLDNELMQIMGLMDLNSALRQIHFPLSMQAKDKALERLKFDELFFIQLKIFKEKTDQKEAHRGIVFQNSSLVHDFYTNHKPFELTDSQKQVIKEIYTDLQSGYQMNRLLQGDVGSGKTITAFVCMLIAIGSGFQTTIMAPTEILAIQHHQGLEEYCDKLGLKIRLITGSTKKSNRRKYLEELASGEVNILVGTHALIENDVQFNRLGLAVIDEQHRFGVAQRAKLWQKNKHVYPHVLVMTATPIPRTLAMTLYGDLEVSTIRELPKGRKPIKTSHLYDSSRLKLFGFIQREIDLGRQVYIVYPLIEESSTLDYKDLMDGYESIARAFPKVPLSILHGKMKPKDKDFEMDRFVRGETKIMVATTVIEVGVNVPNASVMVIENSERFGLSQLHQLRGRVGRGADQSYCVLMTGSKISKTSRERIGCMVATTDGFEIAEKDLELRGPGDLMGTQQSGLLDLKVADLTTDGELLKRARRLAEQIIAEDPDLERQKHVKIARHLNKNQIATLRWSAIS, from the coding sequence ATGTCGGGCTTCATGGATACAAAAATCGAGTTTTTAAAAGGTGTAGGGCCAGCCAAGGCTAAGCTCCTGCATGAAGAACTAGGTATTCAGACGTTTCATGACCTGATTTATCATTTCCCATTCCGGTACGAAGATCGTTCTCAATTTTTAACCATCAATCAAATCAGCTCGGATGGTGAAAATGTCCAAATCAAAGGCGTAATAGATCAGGTAGAGATAGTAGGCGCAGCTGGTAAGCAGCGGCTCACGGCTTCCTTTAGAGATCAAACGGGGCAAATAGAATTGATATGGTTTAAGGGAGTAAAGTGGATGAAAAGTAAACTTAAGCCTGGAGTACCCTACATCGTATATGGCAAACCATCGCTTTTTCAAACTAAATATTCGATTAGTCATCCGGAAATAGAAATATTGACTCCGGCCAATGAAACAGGCAAGAAAAGTCTACTGCCAGTGTATGCCACCACAGAAAAGCTTAAGCGGAAGTATGTAGATAGTAAGGCGATCGCCAAAATGCAGTTTGAGCTACTCCAAGCCAAAGGAACCTCTGCAGTGGAAACCCTTGATAACGAACTGATGCAGATAATGGGTTTGATGGATTTGAACTCTGCCTTGCGGCAAATTCACTTTCCGTTGAGTATGCAGGCGAAGGACAAGGCACTCGAACGCCTTAAGTTTGACGAACTTTTTTTCATCCAACTCAAAATATTCAAAGAAAAAACGGACCAAAAAGAAGCCCATAGGGGGATTGTTTTTCAAAATAGTTCACTCGTTCATGATTTTTATACCAACCATAAACCTTTTGAATTAACTGATTCTCAGAAGCAAGTCATCAAAGAAATCTACACAGATTTACAGTCAGGCTATCAAATGAACCGGCTGTTGCAAGGAGATGTAGGTAGCGGTAAAACCATTACGGCATTTGTATGTATGCTCATTGCTATAGGTAGTGGGTTTCAGACGACCATCATGGCGCCTACAGAGATTTTAGCCATTCAGCATCACCAAGGGCTAGAGGAGTATTGCGATAAGCTTGGGCTAAAAATCAGGCTTATTACTGGGTCTACTAAGAAAAGCAATCGCAGAAAGTATCTGGAAGAATTGGCCTCTGGTGAGGTAAATATACTGGTAGGCACACATGCTTTGATCGAGAATGATGTGCAGTTCAACAGATTAGGCTTAGCCGTGATAGACGAACAGCATCGTTTTGGAGTGGCTCAGCGTGCCAAACTCTGGCAGAAGAATAAGCATGTATACCCACATGTCTTAGTGATGACGGCGACACCTATTCCTAGAACCTTGGCCATGACACTATATGGTGATTTAGAAGTGTCTACTATAAGAGAATTGCCCAAAGGGCGAAAGCCTATTAAAACGTCTCATTTATATGATTCGTCTCGTTTGAAGCTTTTTGGATTTATCCAAAGGGAAATAGACTTAGGTAGGCAGGTGTATATTGTTTATCCTTTGATTGAAGAATCCAGTACGCTGGATTATAAAGACTTGATGGATGGGTACGAAAGTATTGCCAGGGCTTTTCCTAAGGTGCCGTTGAGCATTTTGCACGGTAAGATGAAACCAAAAGACAAGGATTTTGAGATGGATCGTTTTGTGAGAGGGGAGACCAAAATAATGGTGGCCACGACAGTGATAGAAGTCGGAGTGAATGTGCCTAATGCATCAGTAATGGTGATCGAAAATTCGGAGCGATTTGGTCTGTCTCAGCTGCACCAACTCAGGGGACGTGTAGGTAGAGGGGCAGATCAATCGTATTGTGTTTTGATGACGGGTAGTAAAATATCAAAGACCTCCCGTGAGCGAATAGGCTGTATGGTGGCTACTACCGATGGATTTGAAATCGCAGAAAAAGACCTAGAGCTGAGAGGGCCAGGTGATCTAATGGGTACACAACAAAGTGGGTTACTCGATCTCAAAGTGGCCGACCTTACTACAGATGGAGAATTGCTGAAAAGGGCACGTAGATTGGCCGAACAAATCATAGCTGAAGATCCTGACTTAGAGCGTCAAAAGCATGTAAAAATAGCTCGGCATCTTAACAAAAACCAAATAGCCACTCTGCGATGGAGTGCTATTTCTTAG
- the gldD gene encoding gliding motility lipoprotein GldD yields MKKWFWVLAVVLVGCGSNNFNPKPKGFNRIDLKPAQYQVLADSFPFQLEYSTQAKILKDSSWISERYWFDLYYEDLGANIQVTYKPVTNRSTLEEYLGDSYKLTSEHRVKAYAIDESVITLNNGIKATVMELSGEVPTQFQFHVTDSTKHFLRCALYFKTATQNDSLRPVINYVKMDMLHMLNTLTWDQ; encoded by the coding sequence ATGAAAAAGTGGTTTTGGGTTTTAGCAGTGGTACTAGTTGGGTGTGGAAGTAATAATTTCAACCCAAAACCCAAAGGGTTTAATCGAATTGATCTCAAGCCAGCACAGTATCAAGTTTTAGCAGATTCCTTTCCATTTCAGTTGGAGTATTCTACACAGGCCAAGATACTAAAAGACAGTTCGTGGATTTCAGAACGGTACTGGTTCGATTTGTACTACGAAGACTTAGGTGCGAATATTCAAGTGACCTATAAACCTGTCACTAATAGGAGTACTTTAGAAGAGTATTTGGGTGATTCATACAAGCTTACGTCAGAGCACAGAGTAAAAGCCTATGCCATAGATGAAAGTGTGATTACGCTTAATAATGGGATAAAAGCTACCGTGATGGAACTCTCGGGAGAGGTGCCTACACAGTTTCAGTTTCATGTGACTGATTCTACCAAACATTTTTTGCGATGTGCATTGTATTTTAAAACAGCGACACAAAATGACTCTCTGCGACCAGTCATCAACTATGTGAAAATGGACATGTTGCACATGCTCAATACACTCACCTGGGATCAATAA
- the gldE gene encoding gliding motility-associated protein GldE: MDDPLPGNLILTTILTSGDIYLLVFSLIGIGLLFFGSALVSGSEVAYFSLTHDQLLDTEQAETTVRDKIIHLLGHPKQLLATILILNNFINISIVMLSTYVTAALLGDVLSGGAIIVTLTIVITFLMVFLGEIVPKVYANQNSMAFAKRTAGLLAVSFRVFQPLAWLLIKVSNVIERRIERKGYRVSVDDLNQALDLAAEDETTEEEKGILKGIVNFGTLSVKQVMKSRMDITAIDLETDFHELMNQINKTGYSRIPVYKETIDKIEGILYIKDLLPHVSEEENFRWQELLRPGFFVPETKKIDTLFKDFQEKRIHIAIVVDEYGGTSGLITMEDVIEEIVGEINDEFDEDTDIAYSKLDNNTFIFEGKTSLMDFCKLAGVDHKAFDVVKGESESLGGLLLEINSMLPNAGEKIVFENFQFTTVAVNDKRIKKVRVHITR, translated from the coding sequence ATGGACGACCCACTCCCGGGAAACTTAATACTGACGACAATACTTACTAGCGGCGACATATACCTGCTGGTTTTTAGTCTTATCGGAATCGGACTTTTATTTTTTGGATCTGCATTAGTGTCTGGATCCGAAGTCGCTTATTTTTCTCTTACACATGATCAATTACTTGACACTGAGCAAGCAGAAACTACAGTTAGAGATAAAATAATTCATCTCTTAGGTCACCCGAAACAATTGCTGGCTACTATTCTGATATTGAATAATTTCATCAATATCTCTATCGTCATGTTGTCTACCTATGTCACTGCAGCGCTTTTGGGAGATGTGTTGTCGGGAGGTGCTATAATTGTGACACTGACTATTGTTATCACCTTCTTGATGGTGTTTTTGGGTGAAATTGTCCCGAAGGTATATGCGAACCAAAATAGCATGGCTTTCGCCAAACGGACAGCCGGATTGTTGGCCGTTTCTTTCAGAGTATTTCAGCCCTTGGCTTGGTTACTCATCAAGGTGAGTAATGTGATTGAGCGTCGAATAGAGAGGAAAGGCTATCGTGTATCGGTAGATGATCTGAATCAAGCGCTTGATCTTGCTGCAGAAGATGAAACGACAGAAGAGGAAAAAGGGATTTTAAAAGGAATAGTGAATTTTGGGACACTGTCTGTGAAGCAGGTGATGAAATCTAGAATGGATATCACAGCGATTGATTTGGAGACAGACTTTCATGAATTGATGAACCAGATCAATAAGACAGGCTATTCTAGGATACCTGTTTATAAAGAGACAATAGACAAAATTGAAGGTATTCTCTATATCAAAGACTTGCTGCCACATGTGAGCGAAGAGGAGAATTTTAGGTGGCAAGAGTTGTTGAGACCTGGTTTTTTTGTGCCAGAGACTAAAAAAATCGATACCCTATTTAAGGATTTTCAGGAAAAGAGAATTCACATCGCTATCGTGGTGGATGAGTACGGAGGCACTTCTGGTTTGATTACCATGGAGGATGTGATCGAGGAGATCGTAGGTGAAATCAACGATGAGTTTGACGAGGACACGGACATAGCTTATAGTAAACTGGACAATAACACGTTCATTTTTGAAGGCAAAACGTCGTTGATGGATTTTTGCAAATTAGCAGGAGTAGATCACAAGGCATTTGATGTGGTGAAAGGAGAAAGCGAATCTCTGGGCGGTTTGTTGTTAGAAATCAATTCGATGCTGCCAAACGCAGGAGAAAAGATTGTTTTCGAAAATTTTCAGTTTACGACCGTGGCAGTTAACGATAAGAGAATAAAGAAAGTAAGGGTACATATTACAAGATGA
- a CDS encoding single-stranded DNA-binding protein, protein MAGVNKVILVGNLGKDPEVRHLDNGRAVANFPIATSETYKNKQGEKVTNTEWHNIVLWSPLAEIAEKYLNKGGQVYIEGKLTSRSYDDKEGVTRYITEVVGREMTLLGSRPEGAGSSAASQPAASANTTTTSTESAPVEESNEIDDLPF, encoded by the coding sequence ATGGCTGGAGTAAATAAAGTAATCTTAGTAGGAAACCTGGGCAAAGACCCTGAAGTAAGACACCTTGACAATGGCAGAGCTGTGGCAAATTTTCCAATTGCGACAAGCGAAACTTATAAAAATAAACAAGGGGAAAAAGTGACTAATACAGAATGGCATAACATTGTGCTTTGGTCTCCATTAGCCGAAATAGCTGAGAAGTATCTCAACAAAGGCGGTCAGGTTTATATAGAAGGAAAATTAACCTCCCGATCTTACGACGACAAAGAAGGCGTCACTCGATACATCACCGAAGTGGTTGGTAGAGAAATGACGTTGTTGGGCTCTAGGCCTGAAGGAGCAGGCTCCTCTGCAGCCAGCCAGCCAGCAGCATCTGCTAATACGACAACAACCTCTACTGAGTCTGCTCCTGTAGAGGAATCGAACGAAATAGACGATCTTCCGTTCTAA
- the mutY gene encoding A/G-specific adenine glycosylase, whose product MRNISRPLKTGKSLGNDDWFSSQLLDWYGFNKRHLPWRETKDPFKIWLSEIILQQTRVNQGMPYYLKFIASYQTVQDFAQANLDDILKLWQGLGYYSRARNMHQCANAVMNHFGGNFPDNYAELQKLKGIGKYTAAAIASICFGEAVPTVDGNVFRVMARLFGIAEDIAKTSTFKVFFDRAKTLMPAGHSGDFNQAMMEFGAMICTPKSPECATCMFETHCFAKSKGLIDSLPVKSKNVKVRHRYFNYYVYTHEGQVLIRQRSEGDIWTGLFEFDIEETKKSLKSSSFEGGKLEYSSSEMVHQLTHQKLHLRFHVYEMRSQKALVQVGEAKQMLMVSRERIGDYAVPKPIELFLNNEFCR is encoded by the coding sequence TTGAGAAATATTAGTAGGCCTTTAAAGACAGGAAAAAGTCTGGGAAATGACGATTGGTTTTCGTCACAACTTCTTGATTGGTATGGTTTTAACAAACGCCACCTGCCTTGGAGGGAAACAAAGGATCCTTTTAAAATTTGGTTGTCAGAAATTATCCTACAGCAGACGCGCGTCAATCAAGGGATGCCTTACTATTTGAAATTCATAGCTAGTTATCAAACAGTACAGGATTTTGCGCAAGCAAATTTGGACGATATACTTAAACTTTGGCAAGGGCTAGGATATTATTCCAGAGCGAGAAATATGCACCAGTGTGCTAATGCTGTAATGAATCATTTTGGAGGGAATTTCCCGGACAACTATGCTGAGCTGCAAAAACTAAAAGGAATTGGGAAATATACTGCTGCGGCTATTGCGTCGATTTGCTTTGGAGAAGCTGTGCCTACTGTAGATGGTAATGTTTTTAGAGTGATGGCTAGGCTTTTTGGTATAGCTGAGGATATTGCAAAGACAAGTACGTTTAAGGTGTTTTTTGATCGGGCAAAGACCTTGATGCCAGCGGGTCACTCGGGAGATTTCAATCAAGCCATGATGGAATTTGGCGCTATGATATGTACGCCCAAATCACCCGAGTGCGCGACGTGTATGTTTGAGACACATTGCTTTGCCAAGTCAAAGGGACTAATCGATAGCCTGCCAGTCAAATCTAAGAATGTAAAAGTAAGGCACAGATATTTCAATTATTACGTTTACACTCATGAGGGTCAGGTTTTGATTCGCCAGCGATCAGAAGGGGATATATGGACAGGACTTTTCGAATTCGATATAGAGGAGACAAAAAAGAGTTTAAAAAGCAGTAGCTTTGAAGGCGGAAAACTGGAATACTCTTCTTCAGAAATGGTACATCAGTTGACGCATCAGAAATTGCATTTGCGATTTCATGTCTATGAAATGAGATCACAAAAAGCACTGGTGCAAGTGGGTGAAGCGAAACAAATGCTAATGGTATCGAGAGAAAGGATAGGAGACTATGCTGTCCCAAAACCGATTGAATTGTTTTTGAATAATGAGTTTTGTCGTTAA
- a CDS encoding HU family DNA-binding protein produces MTKADVINEIAEKTGIDRLDVQASVEAFFSVVKNSMADGENIYVRGFGSFINKKRAKKIARNISKNTAIIIDEHYIPSFKPSKVFVEKIKSSKKIG; encoded by the coding sequence GTGACGAAAGCAGATGTGATCAACGAGATAGCAGAAAAGACAGGAATAGACCGATTGGACGTTCAGGCATCAGTGGAGGCTTTTTTTTCTGTAGTGAAAAATTCAATGGCGGACGGTGAAAATATATACGTTCGTGGATTTGGTAGTTTTATTAACAAAAAAAGAGCGAAGAAAATAGCTAGGAACATCTCAAAAAATACGGCCATCATTATAGATGAGCACTATATTCCGAGTTTTAAACCTTCCAAAGTATTTGTGGAGAAAATAAAAAGCAGCAAGAAAATCGGTTGA
- a CDS encoding Rne/Rng family ribonuclease yields the protein MSNELIINSTQNGCRIALLKDKKLAEFHQDDDGHQFNVGDIYLGSVKKVVPGLNAAFVDIGYEKDAFLHYLDLGPQLQSLMKCTKQVLSGKITGKNLNGFKRLPDINKLGKMNQVLTKNQRVLVQVVKEPISTKGPRLSSELSIAGRYLVLVPFSDAVSVSKKIGDSNERKRLLRLITSIKPENFGVIIRTVAAGKDVAELDRDLSGLVEKWSSGMQKLKQVKPNEKVIGEINRANSILRDVLNETFDNIVVDDKALYKDVKSFIQDIAPDKEKIVKLYTGKAKMFESYGIEKQLKGLFGQSVSIDGGGYLIIEHTEALHVIDVNSGNKSNAEDNQENTALKVNMDAAKEIARQLRLRDMGGIIVIDFIDMRKAENKKLLFQKMKDEMKTDRSKFTVLPLSKFGLMQITRQRVRPEVDIKTREVCPTCNGTGKITATILVTDQVEKDLEHLLVKQNEKKLTISLHPYLFAFFTKGLISRQWKWYFKYRRWVHLVEDSSVPITQYNFLNGLGEQIEL from the coding sequence TTGAGTAACGAATTAATCATAAATTCAACTCAGAATGGATGTCGAATAGCCCTATTAAAAGATAAAAAGTTAGCCGAGTTTCATCAAGACGATGATGGGCATCAGTTCAATGTAGGCGACATATACCTGGGATCTGTTAAAAAAGTAGTTCCTGGGCTAAATGCCGCCTTTGTAGATATTGGATATGAAAAGGATGCCTTCCTACATTATTTAGATCTCGGTCCCCAACTGCAATCCTTAATGAAATGCACCAAACAAGTGCTTTCTGGTAAGATTACTGGAAAGAACTTGAATGGTTTCAAAAGGTTGCCTGACATCAACAAGTTGGGGAAAATGAACCAGGTTTTAACAAAAAACCAACGTGTTCTGGTACAGGTTGTAAAAGAACCTATATCAACTAAAGGGCCTAGACTATCCAGTGAGTTGTCGATAGCCGGAAGATATTTGGTACTCGTACCTTTTTCCGATGCTGTCAGTGTTTCCAAAAAAATTGGAGACAGTAACGAAAGGAAGCGTTTGCTTCGACTAATCACCTCTATTAAGCCAGAAAATTTCGGCGTCATTATCAGAACAGTTGCTGCCGGAAAGGATGTAGCTGAGTTGGACAGAGACTTAAGCGGATTGGTAGAAAAGTGGTCTTCAGGAATGCAAAAACTGAAGCAAGTAAAACCAAACGAAAAAGTTATTGGTGAGATCAATCGCGCCAACTCTATTCTTCGAGATGTATTGAATGAGACCTTCGACAACATTGTGGTCGACGATAAAGCACTTTACAAAGACGTAAAAAGCTTCATTCAAGACATTGCTCCTGATAAGGAGAAAATCGTGAAATTATACACAGGTAAAGCAAAAATGTTTGAATCCTACGGGATAGAAAAACAGCTAAAAGGCCTATTTGGTCAATCTGTAAGTATAGATGGTGGTGGTTATTTGATTATCGAGCATACCGAGGCACTCCACGTCATAGACGTGAATAGTGGCAATAAATCGAATGCAGAAGATAATCAGGAAAACACCGCATTGAAGGTGAACATGGACGCAGCAAAAGAAATTGCTCGTCAGTTGCGCTTACGCGACATGGGAGGTATTATCGTGATCGACTTCATCGACATGAGAAAGGCAGAGAATAAAAAACTGCTCTTTCAAAAGATGAAGGACGAGATGAAAACTGACCGTTCGAAATTTACTGTCTTGCCACTCTCTAAGTTTGGCTTGATGCAAATTACGCGTCAGCGTGTAAGACCTGAAGTAGATATCAAAACACGTGAGGTTTGCCCTACATGTAATGGTACTGGCAAAATCACTGCTACTATATTAGTAACTGATCAAGTAGAAAAAGATCTTGAACACTTGCTAGTAAAGCAAAATGAAAAGAAGTTAACTATTTCACTTCACCCTTACTTATTCGCTTTTTTCACAAAAGGGCTTATTTCAAGGCAATGGAAATGGTACTTCAAGTACAGAAGATGGGTACATTTGGTAGAGGATTCGTCCGTGCCAATTACACAATATAATTTCCTTAATGGATTAGGAGAACAGATCGAACTTTAA
- a CDS encoding porin family protein yields the protein MKKIILVSAVILVSIVSYAQPKLSLMVAPSISMNRVVYVEDATGDITNDGSKMKFKFGLEADFMLSETYAFSTGLIFAPKRAGFTVEPVGASPYTEDYKVHYLQLPMTLKLFTSEIQPDLKAFFQIGFKGEIKLHDEAYEDDYVLIEKFHLFDCSFTGGVGVEYGAGINTILYGGIFYDRGLVDIVKSSKADGPLITKMDMLDLKIGLKF from the coding sequence ATGAAGAAAATCATCCTAGTCTCTGCCGTTATTTTGGTTTCTATTGTTAGCTATGCTCAGCCTAAATTGAGTCTGATGGTGGCGCCAAGTATCTCTATGAACAGAGTAGTCTATGTCGAAGATGCCACAGGAGACATCACGAATGACGGTTCTAAAATGAAATTTAAATTTGGTCTCGAAGCTGATTTTATGTTGTCTGAGACCTATGCCTTTAGTACTGGTTTGATTTTCGCACCTAAGCGTGCTGGGTTTACTGTAGAGCCTGTAGGTGCGTCGCCTTATACGGAGGATTACAAAGTGCACTATCTTCAGTTGCCAATGACCTTAAAACTTTTCACGAGCGAAATCCAACCAGACTTGAAAGCCTTTTTTCAAATCGGCTTTAAAGGAGAAATCAAGTTGCACGACGAAGCCTATGAGGATGATTATGTTTTGATAGAGAAATTTCATCTCTTCGATTGTTCCTTTACAGGAGGTGTAGGGGTAGAGTATGGCGCAGGTATCAACACCATTTTGTATGGTGGTATCTTCTACGATCGTGGCTTGGTCGATATTGTGAAATCGTCTAAGGCAGACGGGCCACTTATCACTAAGATGGATATGTTGGATTTAAAAATTGGCCTCAAATTTTAG
- the gldB gene encoding gliding motility lipoprotein GldB: MSFFIRVLKQEVSSITNLKSIGLKQRTIYQLIIIILVSTLGIAGLSSCNSSNCDQKNRYADVPIQLNVERLENEIIDLKNTEQVLAFFQQNRVMANYFLDALQYPNDTILAKRLFRLMKQPSIDTLIDDTKVYFSDFDQNIDQLTTAYQFIKYHYPTSRVPKIQTIITGFYNDMYISDSLIVLGLDYFAGEHGRYYPNDIPRYIVKRYMKESLAPITLSFVSNEFNLADQSHGTLLADMVNLGKSYYFVEQALPCTPDSLIIGYTSEEMHAVQTNQEIIWANIIENEMLYETSHFLKNKFIGERPNVVEISKNCPGRVGAWLGWQIVRKYMNEHPEVSFTDLMADTDAHKIFQQSNYKPRNKSQ; encoded by the coding sequence TTGTCATTCTTTATACGAGTCCTCAAACAAGAGGTATCTTCCATTACAAATCTAAAGTCCATAGGCTTGAAGCAGCGAACAATTTATCAATTAATTATTATAATATTAGTCAGTACACTCGGAATTGCGGGTCTGTCTTCCTGTAACAGCAGTAACTGTGATCAGAAAAACAGATATGCAGATGTACCTATCCAACTAAATGTGGAACGCCTAGAAAACGAAATAATAGATTTGAAAAACACAGAACAGGTGCTTGCCTTTTTTCAGCAGAATCGTGTGATGGCAAATTACTTTCTAGATGCCCTGCAATACCCCAACGACACTATTCTTGCCAAACGACTGTTTCGTCTCATGAAGCAACCTTCAATCGACACTTTGATTGATGACACTAAGGTTTATTTTTCGGATTTTGATCAAAACATAGACCAACTCACCACAGCCTATCAATTTATAAAATACCACTACCCTACCAGTAGGGTTCCTAAGATTCAAACAATCATTACTGGGTTTTATAATGACATGTATATTTCCGATTCTCTCATCGTACTGGGCTTAGATTATTTTGCGGGCGAGCATGGCAGATACTACCCAAATGACATCCCTAGATACATCGTAAAACGATACATGAAAGAAAGTCTCGCGCCCATTACACTCAGTTTTGTGTCCAATGAATTTAACCTTGCAGACCAATCTCACGGAACATTATTAGCAGACATGGTCAACCTAGGCAAGTCTTACTATTTCGTAGAACAAGCACTGCCATGCACGCCTGACTCGCTAATCATCGGCTATACTTCCGAGGAAATGCATGCGGTACAAACCAACCAAGAAATTATCTGGGCCAATATTATAGAAAATGAAATGCTCTATGAAACCAGTCACTTTCTAAAAAACAAATTCATCGGCGAGCGCCCCAATGTTGTAGAGATCAGTAAAAATTGTCCTGGTCGAGTCGGTGCTTGGTTGGGTTGGCAAATTGTGCGCAAGTATATGAACGAACACCCAGAGGTCTCCTTTACTGACCTGATGGCAGACACGGATGCTCACAAAATATTTCAGCAATCCAACTACAAACCGAGAAATAAATCTCAATAA
- a CDS encoding glycosyltransferase family 4 protein, whose protein sequence is MPKILYIHQYFKSPADGGSLRSYYLARALSAHFQVTMITAYNGSTRHKKNVDGIDVVYLPVAYANEMSFSRRGWAFVRFMILAMLESCRHRNIDLCYVMTTPLSTGVVALFNKWVLGRKYIFEVGDLWPQVPIDMGLLQGVWKQKMLKVAERLFYQKASGLVGLSEPITAYLQSVAPAVSCETVYNIADCDRFIPASKNRIQNQFVISYTGTFGLANDLAQIIDWAEAVQDLPVRFVLVGDGAEKLKVTEWVKTKGLNHVAIYDTMGKEEVQEVVNATDAMLVSFADVPSLHTGSPNKFFDALAAGKLVVTNFGGWIGDLIVREKCGFFASSPAAFREQLEVFLSDKEQLQTYQSNARQLAEERYSLAIQSSVQMDYIVRILTK, encoded by the coding sequence GTGCCGAAGATATTATATATCCATCAATATTTCAAATCGCCAGCAGATGGAGGTAGTCTGCGCTCTTATTATTTAGCACGGGCACTTTCGGCTCATTTTCAAGTTACGATGATTACTGCGTATAATGGCTCGACAAGGCATAAGAAAAATGTAGATGGCATTGATGTGGTCTACTTGCCAGTGGCTTATGCCAATGAAATGAGTTTTTCCCGTAGAGGATGGGCATTTGTGCGTTTCATGATCTTGGCGATGTTGGAGTCGTGCAGACATCGAAATATAGATTTGTGCTATGTGATGACTACGCCTTTGTCTACAGGGGTGGTCGCCCTTTTTAACAAATGGGTATTGGGGAGAAAATATATTTTCGAAGTGGGAGATCTATGGCCACAAGTGCCCATAGACATGGGATTGCTTCAGGGTGTATGGAAGCAAAAAATGCTGAAAGTAGCAGAGCGTTTGTTTTATCAAAAAGCCAGTGGATTGGTAGGGTTGTCTGAGCCTATTACTGCATACTTACAGTCGGTTGCACCAGCGGTATCGTGCGAGACGGTTTATAATATAGCAGATTGTGATAGGTTTATTCCTGCTTCAAAAAATAGAATTCAGAATCAGTTTGTGATTAGCTATACGGGTACATTTGGTTTGGCCAATGATCTTGCTCAGATCATCGATTGGGCAGAGGCGGTGCAGGATCTCCCCGTTCGTTTTGTTCTAGTGGGCGACGGTGCAGAGAAGCTCAAGGTGACCGAATGGGTGAAAACCAAAGGGTTGAATCATGTGGCTATTTATGATACGATGGGTAAAGAAGAAGTGCAGGAGGTGGTAAATGCTACTGATGCCATGTTGGTGTCATTTGCTGATGTGCCTTCTTTGCACACGGGTAGTCCAAACAAGTTTTTTGATGCACTCGCGGCAGGCAAATTAGTTGTGACCAACTTTGGTGGGTGGATTGGTGATTTGATTGTACGGGAAAAGTGTGGTTTTTTTGCGTCTTCACCAGCGGCATTTCGCGAGCAGCTGGAGGTCTTTCTTAGCGATAAGGAGCAGCTCCAAACTTACCAATCTAATGCCAGGCAACTAGCAGAAGAACGGTATAGTCTAGCAATACAATCCAGTGTTCAAATGGATTATATTGTGCGTATCCTAACAAAATGA
- a CDS encoding C2 domain-containing protein, translated as MEIEKLTVRLIQLHCYQNDEEKYDDVFLKFNGEKIWPLDKKHEDVRIDSKHDLDVTITGLIPDERAAIEVWDHDLLSPNDLLGTMYFVPDKKGGPYTVDMNPLNESTTARYSIDWEII; from the coding sequence ATGGAAATTGAAAAACTTACTGTCAGACTCATCCAACTACATTGTTATCAAAATGATGAAGAGAAGTATGATGACGTTTTTTTGAAGTTCAATGGAGAGAAAATTTGGCCACTAGACAAAAAACATGAAGACGTACGGATTGATAGCAAACACGATCTGGATGTGACAATTACAGGATTGATCCCTGACGAAAGAGCAGCCATAGAAGTATGGGATCATGACCTACTTAGCCCCAACGACTTGTTGGGCACCATGTATTTTGTGCCAGACAAAAAAGGAGGCCCATATACCGTAGATATGAATCCTCTAAACGAAAGTACAACTGCACGATACAGCATTGACTGGGAAATTATTTGA